The Magnetospirillum sp. 15-1 DNA window CTGAAATGGGCGCAGGACCACTGCATGCAATGGCACTACATCGCCCCCGGCAGGCCCATGCAGAACGGATTCGTCGAGAGCTTCAACGGCCGCATGCGCGACGAACTGCTCAACGAAACGGTGTTCACCAGCATGGCCCAGGCCCGCGCCGTCATCGCCACCTGGGTCGCCGACTACAACACGACCAGGCCGCACTCGGCCCTGGGCTACCAGACACCGGCGGCCCACGCTGCCAAACTCAAAGCAATGGGGCCGGCCTCTCCGCCCCTCCGGGGCTCCGAGCCCGGCCCCATTGCTCAGACCGCGCCACACGGCGTAACTTCGCCCAAGGCTCTACTTACGGCCGGATGAAACTTCCAAGGCAGGTCAGGGCTCGATGATCGACCATTCGTGATCCGTCAACTCGTACCGCCGCCGTGCCATCAATGCCCTCCGTGCCAGAGGGAATCGTTGAATCACGACGCGCGACGAAGGGGAAGCCTGTTTATGAGTTTACGGCCTAGTCACTTTCATACAAACATCGACGGAGGGCGAGACGTGTACAAAATAAACACCGTTCTGTCATTGGCAGCTTGCGTCTTGGCCTATACGTCAGCCGCCATGGCGGAAGAGCAACTGGACAAGGTCAATATTTGCCGGGTCGCGCTACCTGCCATCGGAAAGGAAGGATTCGTCGACAGTCGGGGGCAATGGGTAATACCCCCGATTTACGACGACGTAAAAGATTTCACTGAAGGGCTAGCGGCGTTTCGCCGGAATGGTCGGGCCGGATACCTCAATAGTATCGGCGAAGAAGTTATTTCCGCCAAATTTGAGGAAAGTTCCGAATTCTCGGAAGGATTAGCGGCGGTAAAGATAGATGGGTACAGAGGATACATCAATAAATCTGGAAAAGTGGTCATCCCCCCACTAACGACAGACTATGTTGGAAGCTTCTATGAGGGGCTGGCCTGGGTCGAGCGTGGTGGCAAGGTTAGTTTCATCAATCCCACCGGACAAACGGTTATTCCGCCCCAGTTCGCCCATGCAGAAAACTTCTCCTCAGGCTTGGCGCCGATTCTGCGCGACTATAAATGGGGCTATATCGACAAATCTGGACAAGAAATTATCGCAAGGCAGTTCTCGAGCGCTCGATCCTTTTCCAATGGAATGGCGGTCGTCGAGATAAACAATAAATGGGGATATATAGATAAAACCGGCAAAGCAGAAATCCCCTTACAATTTGACCGTGCCGATGATTTTTCAGAAAACATAGCAAGTATACAAAAAGGAAATAAATGGGGTTATATTAATAATTATGGCACGGCTATCATTCCACCTCAGTTCTATAGCGCCGACAAATTCATTCGAGGACTGGCAAAAATTGGCCTTGAACCAAAGTCAGGTGATGTCATTTATTACGGATATATCAGCAAGTCTGGCGATACAGTCATAAAAGCAATGTACTCATCATTGTATCATTGCCAAAATGGTTTGTTTGTGGCGCAAGAAAAGAAGGATGGAGCGGTGTTGCTGCTTGATGGCAGTGGCAAGCGCATTGTGGAATTTAACAAAAATGAACAGGAGCGATTGGAGCGCCAGAACGCCAAAGAGCGTGTCGCGCGCGAAGAAAAAGACAAAAAAGAAGTGGTTGACCTTGAAGAGTTCATTGCAAAATCGATCTGCAAAGGCCTGAAAAACGGCGACACAATGAGTTACACGAATCCGACCGCCCCGGATGCAGGAACCAGAAGAGTCAAAATTGCGAGGGTTTATGATGTGCGCAATGAGGCAATGGTTCGCTATCTTGATCCCCCGACTACATTCGATGTGGCACATTGCGGTAATCTCAAATGAGCCGATACAGCGTGCTTGGCCGGTGAAAAGCGATGGTCCGCCGTGGAATTTTTCATTCGCCCATAGCCGCCATGGCCAAGATATTTTCATGGCGCATGGCGCATGGCGCATGGCGCATGGCGCGTGTGCCAGGAAGCCCGCTCCATCGTCAAGCGCAACACGCGACACGAAGCCGCCCGCATCAATCACCGGCACTGGCGGGGGGATAGGGAAGAGATGGTGGCGTGGCGGTAACGAACAAAGGCAAGTCGTCAAAATTCATACAAAGCGAAGGTGGTTAAAGATGAATTATAAAATTCATGCCGCGATCTTCACGGCGTCGCTTGTCCTTAGCAGCGCGACCACCTCTGCGTGGGCGGCATCAAACAACGGATTGTGTTCGATCAAAATTGAAGGAATAAACCAATCTGGTTTTATCGATCAGCATGGAAAGATGGTTATAGACACAATATATGAAGAAGTTGGAGATTTTTTAGAAGGTTATGCGTACTTCAAGAAGAACGGAAAATACGGCTATATTGATATGGCGGGAAATGAGGTTATCCCTGCCACATATGATATGGCTGGAAATTTCAGCGACGGCCTTGCAAACTTTGGAAAAGCGACTGGAAGCGCCATAAATCGTGAAACATTATTTGGATACATTGACAAGGCCGGGAAAGTCGTCATCCCTCCGAAACTGAACTATCCTGGAACGTTCGTCTCTGGACTTGCTCCTGTAAAAGATTCCAGTGGCAAGTTTGGGTTTATAGATAAAACAGGAAAATTTAAAATACCTGCGAAATTTGAGTCAGCATCAAAATTTTCTGAAGGGCGTGCGGCAGTTAAGATTGGCTCGTCTTATGGATTTATTGACCAGTCAGGACGCACCGTCATCAGCCCAAAGTATGAAAGTGCCAATGATTTTTCGGAAGGATTGGCAAGAGTTAAGCTCAATGAAAAATACGGATACATTGATGCGTCGGGGAAGATGGTTATTTCCCCAAAATTTGAATTTGCATTTAACTTTAAAAATGGACTGGCGCGTATCGAAAAAAATCGTATTTACGGATATATATCAAAAGATGGATCAGAGGTGATGCCTCCGACATTTGACGATGCCGATGATTTTCTTTTCGAAAGAACCAGCGTTAAGTTCGACGGAATGTATGCAATCATTGACGTGTCCGGAAGTATTGTCGCAACTGACAAATATAAATCGATGGTTCCGTGTGCCAATGGCCTGTTCATTGCGCAGATCGACAGACGCAGCCCCCCGGTTATTTTGGATCGCAATGGTAGTCGCGTGGTCGAATTCGACAAGCAAGATCGGGAACGACAAGCCCGCCAGGACGCCAGAGACCGAACTTTCCGCGAGGAGCGAGAAAAAAAGCAAGCCGCTGAAAATGAAGATTACACCAGACGATCAAATTGCCAGCATATTTTACCTGGAAAATCCATGACTTATTCTGAAATGACGATGGTTGGACCTGATGATAAGAAGGTTATTATCACAAACGTATTTAAAGAGATAAAAAAGACCCAGGTCCGCTACCTTGACATTCGAAAGGCAGATGCTGAGGTTGATTGCATAGATATTAAGTAAGGCAAATAGACGCGTCCGACCGGCGGGGGACGTTTGTCTCGGCATTCCGATTCATTGCCGTAAATCCTGGCAAGTGCCGCTCGGCGAGAACTGGAGAAGCTCAAAGGACAATACGAGCCATGGCGTCGGCGACAATGATTTCGACGACACCAGCCCGCCGTTTGGGGGCTTCAGGGGCAGTTCCGCTCAGCGAGACATGGGGTAAGAGGTGGTCCGTGTCACAACGTTCAGATAATACGACGATTTCCTGGCGCACCGCGTTGCGCCAGGAGATCCACTCCGTCGCCCACCGCTTCCGCGACGAGTTGGACACGCCCCATTACGGCCCCCGCGCCGGGTCGTGGGTGCGCGAGGCGCGGGAGGCCGCCGACACCATCCTCGACAATGCCGAGGCTGAGAGTTGGGCGGCGTTCTGCGCCCTGGTGATCGCGGGGCTTGACGCGCAAAGTGACCGCTGGCGCGGGAGCGAGTTTTCCGATCCCGACGGTTTTGGCGGCTCGGCGCTGTGGCGGTTCATCTCGGCCCTGCACGAGGTGGAAGGGGACGACTTCGCCACCGCCTGCGGCAAGATGGAAGCGGCGGCCAAGGAACGTAATGCCAAGCCTATTCCCAGCCACGACGTTTACCCGCTGCCGCCGGAAGATCGGGTGCCGCCACTCGCAGAACCCGAGCGCACTCCGCCCTCTCCGTTCGCCCGGCTGGCGGCATGGTGGCGGTGGATGTTCGGATGATTTGGTGGCCGCTGTCCGATCCCAAGACGGAACGCGAGCGCCGCTTCGCCTTCCTGCTGCCGCCGCTGCTCTGGGCCGTCATTGCCGCCCTCGGTCCCTTGCCGATGATGAACCGGCTGGGCTGGGGCGACGAGGTGACGGCCATTGCCGCCCTGCTCGGCATGGTGGGCGGTTCGTTCGGGCTATTGCGGGTGGATTGGCGGGCGCCCGACGGTCATGACGGCTGGGGCCGGGTGGGCGCGTTGTGGCTGGGCTTCATGCTGCTGCTGCCCGGCGCCGGGGCCTGGGGGCTGCACGCTGAGTCTTCCGGTGCCGGGTATGTGGCGCTGATCGCCGGGGTGATCTTCTCGGCCCTGCCGTTCGGACGATGGGAGACCTTGAACGCCTTCCAATGTCTGGGATTTTCCCTGCGGTTCTATGGAATCTGGCTGGTGGTGATGCTGGCGGTGGCGGGGCTGTCGCCCGATCAGGGCGGCTGGGTGCTGGCGGTGGCCTATCTGCTGAGTCCGCCGTTCGCGGCATGGATCAGGCGAAGGCTGCCGTTGCGCTCGACATTGTTCATATCCAACTGGAGCACGCCCTATCCTGCCGCCCGCCGCCGCCGCTTCTTCGCCATTCTGGCGCCGCTGTTGATTGTGGCTGTTTACGATTACGCCTCGACCATCGGGGGCAAGACCATGCTCCATTTCGGCGGGGTGCTTGAGGCGTTGGGCGTGCCGCATTTTTCCGGGATCGGCATTGTCGGCCTGCTTCTGGTGCAATTGCTGCCGGTTTTCATCTTGGTGATCTGGATGCGCGATGGGCTGAGCCTGAAGGCACTGCGCGATTCCGTTGATCTACAGGAATATGTGCTGATGATCTATGTGGTCAGCAATGGCTGCGCCTGGGCCGCATTCGCCGTGATCTTTCAACTGAACAAATGGTTTTTTCATCCGTGGCTGGATGATTATCCCCGGACCAGCCTGATCGTCATCATCCTGCTGACCTTGGCCTCGGGTGTGAGCTTCTATCGTCTGCTGCTGGGGATGGAGGTGATGAATCCCCCCGCCAGGAGGGCCGGAAAACGCCATGACGGCTGAACCAGAAACACCCGCGCCCATCTTCGCCTTCCACGAAGCCCAATTCAGCGTGGCTGATCAGCTGTGGCCCATGATCGCCCTGGCGGTTTTCGGCGCCCTGTTCGTGCTGTTGCCGATCAAGGAGGTGGCCTTGAAGGGGCCGCCGGAAACGGCGCTGGTGGTGGTCTGGCTGTCGAACGGCGGTATGATCTGGTTCCTGGGCCGTGGCCTGCTGGGAACATGGCTGAGCATGCGGCGCGGCGAGAAGGCCGGATTGCGGGTGGCGGAGGGTGAGGATTACCTGGAAGTCGCCTTTTTCGCCGGTCCGCGTCCCTGCCGGGTTCAACGCTTCGCCTATGCCGAGATCACCGGCTGCGGCGTCGATACCTTTTTTGACGCTTTCGGCAATCCCCGCACCCGCCCCTATGTGGCTACGCGCGGCCTTCTGGGCGGTTCCAGCAAGACCATGATTCCCCTGGCCGCGCCATGCGACGCCCGCCAGGTTTCCAGTTTCCAAGGCCACCACATCGCCGTCGATCTGGACCGCGTCATTCGCCGCCATTGCGATCTGCCGCAGCCCGAAATCCCCCTGGCCGTGGTCGCCGAGGAACACGACCAGGAGCTTTTGCGCTTCGCCGCACAGCAGTTTCAGCGAATCGAGACCGAGCAGGCCCTGCGCCGCAGCCGCTTTCTAGGGGTGGACTGGGTCCGCCTCGGCATGGCTGCGCTGGCGACGGCATTGCTATGCGTTCTGTGGCTGGACGATGAAATCCATCTGCGTTGGGATGACGGTTCCGACTGGCTGGTGGTCGGCATCGTCTTCTATGTCTTCCATCGGCTGACGGGATCATTTCTGAAAGCTTGGCGGGAGCGGCCACGGGACGAGTAGGAACGGCGCATGGAGAACACACCTGCGGGCCTGTCCAGGATTGGCCGAACCGGATCGATGGTGCTGGCCGTGTTGGGAAGGCGGGTTTTTTGTCTGGCTGCCGCTGGGGTTGAGCGCCGTCGGGTGGCATGTCGTGCTGGCCGGCATCTACGATCTGCCGGTTTTGCCTTGGGCGTCGGTCTCTTTCCATTTGCTTTGGGCGGGGCTATTTGCCGCGCGCATCGGCTGGCTGCTATGGCGGGGCGCCGAATACCGAATAGTGCTGACAATCATGCGGCCCAGCCAAACCCAAAGCGGACTGGCGTAGTTGGCGACGGTGTTGACGTGTGTTTCTTCCATGCTGCTGGGCGCCCTGGCCCCTCCACGCGGCGGGATCACCGATTTGGCGGCCGTCCTGCTGGGAGGCACCGTTGTCGGATTTGTCGTGGGACGTGAAGTTATGCGGCAAGTTCAAGCATGGCGGCATGATTTTCCGCCGCTTCCAGCCACGTTGTTGCCCCAAATCATTCAGGCCTTTCATGATGAGCTGCGGGAGTGGCAGCAGGTCGACGGCCCATCGTTGGTCGGCACGCGCGGTGATTTGTTCCGCGTGCAGATGGGAGTGGTGGCAAACTATCTGGAGCGATCCCCTGAATTGGCGAGGCACGAGGTCGAGATTTACCAAGCATTGGACCGATCCGTGGGAATGTGAATGAATGCATGCCTTGCCGACATGATGTTGCTCGCACATACTGAAAACCGGTTGTGGGGCTGGGGGCAGTATCACGGCATGGTCGGTTCGGTGGTCACGGCATTCATTCATGGGGCGTCGCCATGGCGGTGACCCATGCCGACGATTTGCGCCTGATCCGCGACGTTGCCGCCGCGCGACCGCAAGCTTGGGAAAACTTGGTCGGGCGCATTGCCGACACCGTCTGGACCGCCTGCCTGATCCTCGAGGGCGACGAGGTGGGAGCCCGAGACGCCTTTGCCCTGACCATGGCGGGTCTGCGCGCCAACGGCTTCCGGCGTCTGCGCGACTATGACGGCTCCAGCCGGATCGAGACCTTCGTCATCCTGCTGACCCGGGAAATCCTGATCGAGCGCCTGATGGGCAATCTGGTCCAGGGCAGCAAGCAAGGATGGTCGGCGCTGGAGCATTTCTTCGCCACCGACATCCGTCGCATCGTCGCCCGCCGCCTGCCCGGCGACGATCAGGACGACGCACGCCGCGACGCCTATCAGGAAATCTGCCTGCGGCTGGTCGAAGACGATTTCCGGCGGCTGCGGGCCTATCAGGGCACCGGCAGCTTCGGTGGATTCGTCCTTCATACCGTGGACCGGTTGGCCATCGACATCGTGCGGCGCACCCTGGGCCGTGGCGAGGCCGTGGCCAAGCCGCGGCCTGTGCAATTGGACGGGCCGCAATGGGAAAGTTTGGCTTGCCCAGCCCCTTCGCCCGAACAGTCTGCCCTGGACACCGAGGAAGAGGCCCTGCTGTCGCGGGTGGCCGCCATTCTGACCGATCTGATCGACACCCTGCCCGCCACCGAGGCATTGTATCTGCGCATCGCCCTGGACGGTGCCGAACCGTTGCCGGCGCGCGAAATCGCCCGCCTGATGGGACGGCCAGTTACGGAGGTCTACAAGATCAGGCAAAAGGTCATGGTCCGCCTGCATGATATTTTATCCGAGCATCCCACGGTCAAAAAATGGCGGGAGTCCGTCTAATGAACCGTGAGACGAAATTGATCCTCGGATTGATCGACCCAGACGCCCCCCGCCCGGATAAGGCCGTGGCGGCGGAAGTGGCGGCACGGGTCATGGACGGTGCGATGGCGACGAACACGGCACGGGAAACCACAGCGGAAGTGGCTGCACGGCTGGATGGCGGTCTGGATGGGGAAGCCCAGGACCGGCTTGACCGCACCCTGGCCGCTGATGGCCAGGAATACCAGGAGATGGCCGCCTCGGCGGAACTGGTGGACGCCGTCGCGGCCCGATTGGTGGCAGTACCGGCGGATTTACTGGGACAGGTAACGGCAACGCCGAATGCGAAGCCCGACAGGCCAACTCGGCGCTGGACACCCTGGCTGTGGGTCGGTGGCGCCGTCCTGGCGGCGGCTCTTGCCGCGGTGTTGGTGCTGCGCCATCACCCCATGCCGCCCGACGGCAAGGGGGAGATAATGGCCAAACCGACCCAGGGCGCAATGCCGCAAATGGTGCCGGCTGGCAGCCTGGAAAGTACACCCTCGCCCAGCCAGGGCGAGATGCGAGGCGGAAAATGACCCGGATATCCAGACACGGAAAGGGATGCCTGATGAGATTCCATTTTGCCGTCAAGGCAATCGCTGCCATTGCCATGCTATGCACTGCGGCATCCTGTGTCACCGTGGATCAGTCGCAGAGGGGCGGCTTGAACCTGTTCGGCGGTGCCAATTCGTCTTCCCGCGACGTTTCAAAGATGCCGTTGACGTCCGAGCAGTTGGGCCAACTGACGACTGGCAGAAAAAGCCTCGTGCGAACGGATGAAATGTTCCTGTTCGCGAAAAATGGACGATTGCTTTACGAAGACCGAGAAGCGCGAACTTATTCTCAAGGGCTATGGTTTTTGAAAAAAGCTAAGGTCGATGCCGCTAATGGCCGCGTCGATGACATGTTGTGCGTCGCCATCAACAGTGTCGAAAAGGCCGCATTCACCGTGATGCCCTGTATCCGCCTGTTCCCGGATCCTGAAGGGCGCAAGAACACCTATCTTGGTATCAGTGCCGATTGCGCCAACACCGATACCGTTATGACGCGATGCAATTTTGAAGACCGCACCTTCGGCTATTTCGTTTCCTTCGAAAGGCCTGAGCGCCCCATCCCCTTGCGTCCGACCCTGGTCGACAACAACGACGGCACCATTTCAGATCGGGCGACTGGCCTGCAATGGATGCAATGCTCGTTGGGGCAGCAGAACCTCAACCAGTACCAATGCGCCACCCAGCCGCAGCCTGTGAATGGCGGTGTGGCGGATGCGCAAAAAATGGTCAGCGAATTCAATAAGAATGGGGGAGTGGCGGGAAAAGTCGATTGGCGTCTGCCGACCCCAGAGGAATTGAAGTCTTTGGTCATTTGCTCGAACGGCAAGCCGACCCCACTGGCGGATGGAGAGAGCTGCACGGAACCATTGTCATCCGGCCAATCCCGGCAATTAGCCCAGCCGACATTCGATTCGGTGTTCTATGGCGAAGGCGCCCCCTATCTGACGTCGCGGATTGAACAACAGGATTTGGGGCGATTGGCTTCCGCTTTCGGCAAATTTGGGAAATTGGCCTGGACCGTCGATTTCAGCTCCGGCCTTGCGAACCCGAATGTGCCCGCCGAAGCCGTCTCCAGCATGCGTAGCAGCCGGAGCGGCAAAGTCGCAGACCCGGTCTATATCCGCCTTGTCCGGAACGACACCGGTGGCCCCAAGCCCGCGACCGGCTCCAAGAAAACGAAATGAAACCCCCTCCCCCCCGAACTGCGGCGCAATGCCTGGGCAGAGTGGCGATGGCGGCTGTGGCTGTGCTTGTCCTAAGCGCATCGGGGGGAGAGGACGCGGAGCAGGAGGAGTTCGACAGGCTATTCGATGAACAGTACGAAAAGGGCCTGGATGACAAGATCGAGGTCAAATGCTTCCGCAAGGGCGATTTCAACGCCTGCCTTCAGATGCATCAAAACGGCACGGGGCGCAATCCGGCCTTTATCCGTAAAATGTTCGAGATCGCCCGGCAGGGGGCGAACCGCCAGCAGTTTGAAACCCTACTTTCCTTACGTCAAACCCGGCTTGATCCCGGCACCTGGGATAGTAGCAGGCAAGAGTTACAAACCATATATCGGCGTGATGGCGCCCAGAGCGGACAGGCGCACGATTTCCTCAAGGCCTATCGGCTTGGCCCTAACCCCGGCGACCTTGAACGCTTCACGGTTGGCGGCTCCATCGACGACTTGCATCAGGCTTTTGGTGAAGAAAGCATTCGAAGCAGCGAATGGTTCCTCCGCTATCGCGAGGTAGCCTTACAGCGTTTTCTGCAAAAGGGTGGCGTCCGTGGCTATTATTACGCCTATACCGCCACACAGAACCGAGCACATCTCCAACGCGCCATCGGCCTTACCTCATCAGGCGGGGAAGGCATCGAAAGCGATGTCTTCGGCGCCTATCTTGGCGTCTTTGTCACCAGTCTGAGTGACGTTCCAGGTTATGCGGCTTTGGTGGAGAAATGCCGGGATTGCGATCGCCGCAGCCTTTTCGAACACGTCGCCAATATCCCTGGGTTCGCGAAAACCGCCTCTCTACAGTCGTTTCCTGCATCCATAGAGAACCGATACCATTTCATGAAGACAGGCTATTCCGTCCAAGAAAGGGTCGATGGACGGCAATTCCATCTGGGAATATCGTCAAAAAAAGCTTCGATGGATCTGGTCGCCGACGCCCAATGCGTAGACGACGGACAAGAAAGCGAAAGCACGTCCGTCGGGTTTTTCGATTTCCTCGGTTTATCGCTCGGTACCGGAGGGCGTCAGGTTCCTAAAGAAAAGATTCTTCATTACCAACGTTTCCGCTGCACTCTGTCCAGCGGTGACGCCTCCGTCATCGACAGCATCAGCGCACACGGCGCATCCTCCTCGCCGCTGCGCTTCGTCCGTTCCTCGTGGACGGCCCGCAGCAGCATCGGGGAAGAGATTGTTTGGGGTGCGCCGGATCCTGTTTCCTCCAGCCCTGATCGCAGCCCAAGCAAGGCCGGTGCCGATCATTCACGGCCTTCCTCGCCATCTTCCTCCACAAACGTCCAAATGGTGGGAATCAAGAATGTGCGAAAAGCCGACAAGGTCGGGGAAATCCAGTATTACCGTGTCGACTGCCACAACGGGAAACACCGCGTGGTGGGACAGCGCGCGGACGGGCGTTGGTTCGACGGAGCCATTGGCATAGGAGAAATGGGGGATCGTTACCGCCACATGTCGCTCGATGAAATCGGTAAACTATTCTGTGAATAAGTAGGGCTCCAGTGCAAGAAGTGAAAGGAACTCCTATTTCGATGGGCTGTGCATATCAAGCACACCCATAACAGGGTAACAGATTGATTCTAAGAAAGAGAGGGTTGGACGTCAGCTCCCTTTCCTACGCCAAATCTCCTCGTATCACGAGGAAAACCGCGACATCCAGACAGATCAACGGCTGATCGGCACTCCAGTGTTCCAAAGGAGTGTTCCAAAATGCCCGCGACCGCCTATCTCCGTCGCCATCCCCGCACCGGCATCTATTGGTTCCGCCGCGCCGTTCCCGCCGCCTTGCGCACTGCCATCGGGCGCTGCGAAATCGTTCGTTCGCTGAAGACCCGCGACCGCCGCGAGGCCCGACGTCTGGCCCTGGTTCACGCCGTCGAGGCGGAGAACCTGCTGGCACGGGCGAAAGGTGGGGAGGCATTGGCTCAGCCATCGTCGATATCACCTGCGGTTCCTGACCTCGCGGCATTGATCGAGGCCGCTGTCCGCAGGGCGTTCAATATTCCAAATCCCTCTCCCGAGCCGGCCTCCGATGGCTTGCGGTTGAACGAGGCTTTCGAGCGCTACGATTCCGAGCGTCGTTTGCGCCCCCAGGCCCGGATCGAGTTCCTGGCTGCCATCCGGCGCTTCCGCGAGGTGGTGGGTGACGACCGCCCCGTGGCGGCCATCACCAAGGCTGATGTCCGAGCCTATAAGGAGGCGCTCATGGCCATGCCGAAGCGGATGACGGCCAAGGAGCGGGAAATGCCGTTGCCCCGGCTTCTGGCGGGCCTGGACGGCAATGGCGTGGAACGGGTGTCCCTCACCACGGTGCGCAAGACCATGGGCATGCTCCAGACGGTACTCGGCTGGTGCGCCAAGAACGGCTACCTGGAAGGCAATCCCGCCGCCGGCCTGAAGCCGACCCAAGCTGAGAACGGCAAACTGCGCCGCCTGCCCTACGATGGCGAGGACCTGAAGACCATCTTCTCCTCGCCGCTCTATACCGGTTGCACCTCCGAGTCCAGGCGGTGGGCGCTGGGCAGGCTGGTCATTCGGGATGCCTGCTTCTGGTTGCCGCGGCTGGGGCTCCATACCGGCTGTCGGCTGGAGGAATTGGGGCAACTGACCCTGGCCGACGTGAAGGAAGAGGACGGCATCGCCTTTCTCGACATCAATGATCTGGCGGAGGGACAATCCCTCAAGACCAAGGGCTCACGGCGCCGGGTGCCACTGCATCCCAAGGTGATCGAGGCCGGGTTCCTGGTCCACGTGGCGGCTCTGCGGAAGCGGGGGGAGACGCGGGTGTTTCCTGACCTGCTTCGCGACCCGCGCGGCAAGACCACGGCGGCGTGGTCCAAGTGGTGGGGGCGCTACACCGCCAAGATCGGCATCATTGATCCGCGCAAGGTGTTCCACTCCTTCCGTCACGCCTTCAAGGATGCCTGCCGCGCCGCCGGAATCGAGGAAGCAATCCACGATGCCCTGACCGGCCATGTGGCCCCTCATGTGGGGCGGAGCTACGGGAAGGGTTACTCGCTGTCCGTTCTGGCTGAGGCCGTGGGGAAATTGGAATTCGAGGAGAGGGGCAAGCGAATTGACTGCTTAGGAAATGAGGAATGATCAATTTCGTCAAGCCATCAGGTTCGGCCGAGCAGAAGAAGTTACCCCAGCCACGGCCACACAGCTCCAAATGGGACGGTGTGGCCGAGCCATCGCGCCTTGTACTCGGTATCCCAGTGCCTGGCTTCGGTGCCCGACACCTCGATCTCGGGCGTACGGGTGGTCCGCGAGCTGACGGCGCTGGTGGCCCGGTGCGGCAAGCCGGAGATGATCGTGTCCGACAACGGCACCGAGTTGACCAGCAACGCCGTGCTGAAATGGGCGCAGGACCACTGCATGCAATGGCACTACCGCTTCAGCACCAGCCAGGGCAGAAGCAGATTCAGCAGTCTGAATTTGACGTTGAAGGGATGCCAGATCGCTGCCCAGGTCATCCAGGCTACTGGAAGCCTCTTCGAGAGCTTCGTCGGCTAAGGCAAGTCTTTTATCGGCTAATTTATCGACCGTCTCACGGCTCTTTAGCAGATGACGAACTTGGCCCTTCAGATTCTCATGTCGAGATTCAAGCTCATCATATGCGTTAAGCGTTTCCAGTAGCGCATCGTGACACTTCAGCAACTCTTGCTTGAGTCGCTCAATGAGTACGCCTTTGTCCTCTGTCATTCTGCGAGCTTTGTCAAAAAAGTTTTGGCTGGCGGTGTAGCACCACGATGACAACCGCTTTGCAGAACGATGGTCTGGTGTTCCAAGAGAGTGACGGATTTCAGACCGTCCAAAGCTCTTTATCAAATCGAGGGGGACACGACAACGGAAGTAGTACGTTGCAGTCCGTCGAATCAGATACGACATGCCACACCACTGGTACACATTGATGGTACACAGCAGCTTTGAAAATGTCGTAAGTTGTCGGATTCGGACATAGGTGGGACGGTGACAAGGTCGCGGGCCGTGATTTGAGCCTATAGC harbors:
- a CDS encoding site-specific integrase; its protein translation is MPATAYLRRHPRTGIYWFRRAVPAALRTAIGRCEIVRSLKTRDRREARRLALVHAVEAENLLARAKGGEALAQPSSISPAVPDLAALIEAAVRRAFNIPNPSPEPASDGLRLNEAFERYDSERRLRPQARIEFLAAIRRFREVVGDDRPVAAITKADVRAYKEALMAMPKRMTAKEREMPLPRLLAGLDGNGVERVSLTTVRKTMGMLQTVLGWCAKNGYLEGNPAAGLKPTQAENGKLRRLPYDGEDLKTIFSSPLYTGCTSESRRWALGRLVIRDACFWLPRLGLHTGCRLEELGQLTLADVKEEDGIAFLDINDLAEGQSLKTKGSRRRVPLHPKVIEAGFLVHVAALRKRGETRVFPDLLRDPRGKTTAAWSKWWGRYTAKIGIIDPRKVFHSFRHAFKDACRAAGIEEAIHDALTGHVAPHVGRSYGKGYSLSVLAEAVGKLEFEERGKRIDCLGNEE